The Columba livia isolate bColLiv1 breed racing homer chromosome 2, bColLiv1.pat.W.v2, whole genome shotgun sequence genome includes the window CTCTCTCAGATGGGCGCAGATCGGGCTTCTCAGCCCGGCCCCGTCGGTGCCAGGGAGGCTGCGAAGCGACCGAACCGCCCCCCGCGCCTCGCCCGCGTTGTGCGCCCCGCACCGTACCGCAacgcgccgggccgggctgggcagcagcaggacctCCTGCGCCAGCCCCTGTTCGGTGTGAGCGACAGTGCGGGACACCCACACTCCAGGACACAATTGGTCCCGGGAAGAGAATCGTGACAACAAACGGTTGTGTCCAGATGTTTCGCCTTACTGGCCCTGTGACACACGGCATGGACTTGGCAGGCTGGATTACAAAGAAAAGGCAGtagttgtttattttatttatttatttatttatttttttaaagcagaaagcGCTAGGTTAAAATGCAAACGCCGAGATTTTCCTCGTCACCGGCAGGCAGCTGGGCAGACAACTGAATCCGCTGGAAATCCATTCTGCAAACTGGAACGGCTCTGTTGCCCCAGTGAGCCTTTCCCGAAAGCAACAAATTGCAAAAATTTTAAAGTAAGCAGGCGACGCAACACAAACCAAAGGGtctcagaactttttttttttcttttcctttacaaaattatatatattagcAAATCTACGCATACTGACACTCTCCACCTCATTTCTCCCGCactcctccccccgcccccaacGCACGTTTCCTTAAACACTCCTCGTTTTACATCACACACCTACACGGTCCTGGCTGCGGTGTTGAGAAGCCAAGGCAGGAGCCACGGCTCTGCATCTCAAGCAGGGAGGCACCCAGGGCCATCTGCTCAATGCCGTGGGTGGTGCTCGGCCCTCAGCCCCATCACGCCGCTTCCCGGCTCTGCCTAGCTCGCCTCCTGCCTGCTGCAACCGTCCAGGAGCTCAGTCATGAAGGAGATGTACACTATGGCCAGGCGCAATGTCTCTATCCGAGAGAGCCTCTTCTCGTAGGCGAAGGTGGGCACCTTCTTCCTCAGCTGATCAAACGCCTCGTTGAGGTTGAacatcctcttcctctcccGTATGTTGGCAGCCTGACGCTGCGCATAGGTGATAACTCTCTTTCTCCTGGGTCTGTCGAGAAGGGAAGCGCTGCgcatcctctcctcctcctcttcttcgtCTTCGGGACCTCCATCTCCGAAGGCAGCCAGGGGTAGCCCGCGCACCATCCCCTCCCGAAGCGACAGAGCTCTGTCCCGCAAGGGAGGCCCGGAGGTGATCTCGCAGAAACCCAGGCTCGTCCCGGCCCGGGGAACGACCTGGGGGTCGCCCAGGGAGAGGTCGGCCACGAAATCCAACACCGAGGGGCCCAGCAGCCCCTCCGGGCAGGGCACTTTTGGGTTTCTGCCGTGCAGATCATCCAGCAGCTCCGGGCGCTGGTGGGCTGGGAAGAAACTGGCTGACATCTTACTTCAGAGAGGGCTTAATCTGGTCCCCCATCCCCAGCGGCGTTAATATTTATAACCCCCCGGATAACAGGATTAGCAGGACTAGAAAGAGCGGCTGTAAAATTTCTCGCCGTGATGCTGATGAGAGGAGACAGGCAGACCCCTCGGGGACGCGTGGATGCTCCCGAGAGAGGAGTCCCCAGCGAGTCAATCCTGTCACAGCGATCAAGGACAGTTCCTTCTTGGCAAAACCCTCCTCTCTTACCTGCTGAGCACTTTTGTCTCTTCTTACACACCCGCAACCAAACGATTTTCAGCCTCTTTAAAACCCACAGCCGCAGAGCCGGGTCTCCACTGGgcttgttttcctgctttctgtCGGGATCTCTGAACCCTGAGAGCCAGCCTGACAATTGATGTCAGGCAAGTGCATGTATGCTTTTAATGATGTCCTGAAGAGGGGACCTGCACGCAGAGGGTCACCGGGGAATGTTTACCCTGTATCCCAGCGCAGCTGGAACTGAATGACAGGACCTCCATTAGCCTAAGTAAGCATTGTAGGGGACCCGATATTGCATTCCCTGTAGTAACTGTTGGAATCGCCTCTCCATTCCCCCTAAACTCCCTTCAACTAGAATTCAAACAACTTGCTAGCGTGGCAGTAAAAGACTGCTTGATAAAGCTCATTTCGTTTCAGGCAATCTCAAAGCACTTGCTTTGAAACTCTTTCCTCTTGCCCATGAGACGAGGATAAGCTGGTCCTAGTCAGAGCAATGGTTGCTCTTGCAGCTTTGGTAGAGTGGTCCCGGTCACCGCCGGTGCGCAGAGGAATCAACCTGACTGCATGCACTGATAACGCAGAATACATAGCGCAAAATACCGTGAAATGCATACAAACACACCCGTACACCCGACACGGCAGAATACTTTTCTTTGGtcaaggtttttatttttgtcttgagAGGCCGGAAGAAGTGAGGGGTTGTGTCTTCACCCTCCCACAACATAGAGTATGTCTGAGTAAACAGCCTGATCCTGGCAATCCCTGGCAGTGTTAGACACACCCAGGTTGAATCAGATCGGTTTTCTTTGGCACACGATTTGTGCACACAGCTCGTTTAGGAGTGGCTAGCCACCACTCTCGCACGGCCTTCTTAAAGCCTAATCTTCGCCTTTGTCATGCATTGTTGCCACTCTCGCTTTGGGGCTAATTAGTCTCTAATTTCTAAGGGTATTTCAAAGCCCATTAGATCAAAGGGGATGGGTGGGGGCGGCCGAAGGATCCTTCTCCGTGAAAATTCTTCCTGTTTGCTTACAGGACCGCAAACATTTCCCACCGCATACCGGGATCTGCCGTCATTCACAACCCTGAGCGGACCACGCATCCCCTTTTGCCGCGAAAGATGTGGTGGGAAAGACTTTTCCCCTTCCAGTCTCGCTCCCAGGGTTCCGCGGGCTGTCAGAGGCGAGGGGCAGGCAGGGTGCCGGCTGCGCTGCGCGGAGCGGTGCGGAAGGTGAGCGGGAGCGGAGCTACGTTGGACAGCTCCGCAGCGAGGCCGTTCGGGCCCGGCGGCACGGCAGGTACCCGGCGTACCCTGCGGAACGGGAGACCTTCCCTCCGGGCTGACAACCAACCTCTCCCCATCCTCTCGCACCGTCATCATCGCCACTGCTGCGGCAGTGATCGGCGGCGCTGTGTCTGCTTCCACGGTTTGATGGCATGCTATgagtaaaaaaagaacaagtggCGGGCAGGGTGCTTCTATTTGCACTAGCGCTAAGACTTTTCTTAGCGTCTGGGGAGAAATTCGCTCAGAGATGTGCTTATTTAAGACAAATATCGTTAATTAAAACACCTGGTGAATGAACTAATAAGGGAATGAAGAGCTATAAAACATCTGGTAAGGGAAGTGCTAACTATAGAGCATTCAAAAGTAAGTTGAAGAGCTCTAAATGCTAAGTGTTATATAAAAATGCTCTGTGGATGAAAGATCAGATAAGTTTTTATGATCGATCTCAAAGGAAGGAAGTTTATTTGAGCTCCTTTTAGGTGAGGTGGCAAGTATTTCGTTTAAAGACACGGAGGTATAAATTAAGGACAAATGCAAGTAAAGATGTGTCACCACAGGGTGAAATACACATACTTCAGATAATGAAACAAATGAATGGAGAAATGTGAAAACGTCAGCTCTGTCTTAACATGCACACGAATTTACCGTCGCGTGGGAAACCGGCGTTTAGAGGACGATAGAGCAGCCCTTCACCACgttctcttcagaaaaaaacctcttgcTCACATCTCAGATTTTTGCAGGACACAAAACTACAAAGACAACCGGAACTAGAAGCGATTTATTAACATACTGCAAGAATGTAACGGGAGAAGGTTGTTGAGTCAGTATCACATCACAAAGCGAGATAACATGAAAGATGAATGCAGGGTGTGCCTGTCGCTGAATCCTTAAAGGAAGCACTAAAACCAGGACTAAGACAGGACTTGGATGTCCTAGCAGAAGATGAAGACTCATAACCAAGGCGAATCCTTCTGtcaaactgatatttttttatgGCTGCtttatttcctgtgtttttcctcTTATATTTGCTAAAATATTGAATTTTCTCTCCTATTAATGGTCAATGAACAGTGATTTGTAGTATGCGTTTgaacattttttcatatttggTGATTTTTGTCATATTGGAGAAAGCATCGAGCTGAGGAAACGCATAATGAATACCCGTGCTGCAGGAGACAGATTTTCAGCTCATAGACAATGCAACAATGTAGGGGAAGCAAGACGAACTCTTATGAGAGGCTGCCTTTCACTCTGAAATCTTCTCAGATCATATTAGGTGCTCAAACGTGTCTTCTAGATTTGTTTTAACTAAGAATACAGTTTGCTTTATGATTAACTTCCTTCACCCACCTCTAATCCTATCTTTTCATTGAAATGTTTATCACAAAAAAATTGTTCACAAAATGCTTACAGATGCTAAACACTGTCTGCAACTATTTgcatacttatttttcttcagaagtatCTATGATATGTTTCTTGTTAATTTTGAAAATCAATGTCTTGTAACAAGTCTTCCTACACAAAAAATCCAATATCCTTTGTACTATCAACTATGAGGAAAATGTGCATTTCAATTCACTTTACTTCCATGGAATTAGTTCTACTTCTCTTATAATCCTGCATGCTGAGTCCCTGTGCTGGTAATTTTCCACATTATCACACAGGATAAGACAGCTTCTCTGATTACTCCGCATTACTGATTGAGAAATTATAGATTTTAACAGTGACCTCTACTTTACTGGAAAATTCACTGGAAGTCAGTGGTGATCTTGGGATGCTGAAATAAGGAGGCACTATCCAACACTCACGATTCAGTAAGCAAGGAGCTGAAAGGTATTGTCTACTCCCACAAAAAGTTATATATAAaatcgaaaaaaaaaaaaatctacacacTTTTCttgtaaaatgagaaaaatcttttctcctttaactgaTGCATTAATAGTCAGAGAGTTTCTCTAACTCTCAAACTCTGTCCTGAATAACAGAAAGAGTCGTAATGTGTGGCAGACTAATGTTGTCTCTCTCAACTTACTGACATTGCAGCTGTCTGATCTACTTGTTAAACCTTAACATTACTGTGATGTCCATGGATCATGAATTCATCACCTCAAAACACAGAGCAGTTCATGTCCTGTTGATCTGACAGTTTGCATTCCTGACAGATCGGACCAGATCAGTGCAGCATATGTATGTGGAGATGGGGCCATCTTGCATGGGAGTGGACAGTGTTTGGACAATATCTTATCTTGACACTTGCTTAATCAGTGGTGGAGGGGAAGGGACTATGGGCACCATGGATGAATTAATAGAAAAAGGAAGTATGTAAGCAAAGCTAGCTGAAGACTGGCTGTTTTGACAGTAGAAGAATGTAGCAGTATTCAGGTGAAAGCAGAGCAAAATGGGATTGAATGTGGTATCACTGGAAGGGTAAAGGATACTTCAGATGTCTCAATGCTTTATGAGATTATATAGGCAGGGAACATTGGACTATGATAGAGTTTATGTTCAAAGACTTTATGTCTAAGTCAGTTGTGAAGCTGAAGGAGGCTAAACAAAAGTATCAGATTAATTTGTCAGAGCAGTTTTGAATGGCTTGTGGTGAAACCAGAAAGGACGAGACCACTGAAGTAAAAGTTGAAGCTAATGTGGACCAGGGGAAGCAGCGCCTTGATGGCTGAAACAACTGAGAAATTTTTTGGTATGTTTGAGATAGGTAAAGTGTATGGAGATGGGGACAAGGTTACCTCACTTGACTTCTGCAGATCTGATGTGCAGAAAGAATTGATTGACTTCAtcagttaagaaaaataaagtgtatACTAGAAATGGGCTTGTATTTTGTAGCTGCTGGATCTTATCCAAGTATCAATTTATCATGGAGACACTCTGAATTGTGCAGAGATGTGAGCACCTGCAGTGGACTCTGTAGTCCACTTGAATTCCATGTCCCTTATGGACTGTCTAAGGAGTTTGGGGATACTGGCTTCTAACTCAGATAGCTTCAGTCCTGTGGGATGAACATTGGCCCCCAAATTAGCAGTTTATGAAGAAACACTAATATATCTCTATatctctatctatctatctatctatctatctatctatctatctatctatctccaGTTTTAAGGAGATTTCTTTTCCCTAGGTTTCCTGCAGCAGAGACTCAGGCATGGGTTCCagaaatttttattaaatacataatttatttgcaaggtacagcacagagcagctcaaGTTGGGTGGCTTCTGAAGTGGGACCCCCAATAAAGATAACCTTAGACAACTAAACCCCCACAATCCAAGCCTCCCACCCACCACATATCACTTCAGGACAACCACAAAATGAGAGCCTGGGGTCTCTCCACTCTTTATTGGATCTCTTAATTTTCAACAGGTGGGTTGTTTCTTATCTCTGTGGGTAGTTGTTTGTCTTTCACTGTCCAGCCTGGACATCAACCTAGGTTCTGTCCATCAGTTactattttgcacctgcagctgggatgtTGGAGAAAGTCCTTGGCAATAGCCAAAAcctttttctgttgcttgtCTTCTGTTAGATCCTGTTTTGCTCCTTTACTTTTCTCCAGGGATGCAGCTCCACTTATCTAGTAGCTCAAACCACACTGAAGCCTTTTTTACTTAATgaagcagaaagttcaaaagttcacaggcttgcagaagttatgctGAGCGAAGTTAGCTATCCTAAGCAAATTCTATATAAGCAGTTCCTACACAAGTTCTGTCAGAAGCAGTATACCAAACAATTAAATAAGCTAAGGCAGTCTATTCCCTAATATCCAGAAAGATACATATTCAGAGTATGTGGGCCAAACCAGTAGGATATATTTGGGAGCAGTGACTAGAATCTGAGTCTGTAAGAATTCTCTGCAatctttcccttctccccccccacccccaaatacTTTACCTGTATAGGCAGCATAAGAATTAACTTTATTCTTTATGTTGATGATAAATGTGGGTACCTTCTGCTCATGAAGCGGATGAAGTCCAGTGTACCAGTCCAGCATAGGGACCAGTTCTGTTCTTAAAACCAGAATACATCTAGTGAAGCCAAAGCATCATAGCCTGGTCCCAGAAGTAATTTCAGGCACTGAACCTACATGCCTCTGACTGTATGAATGCATCCCTGTGTCACAGCCCATCTTTAGTAGGACTCCAATTTGAATACAAGCACCTACTTGCAAAGATCAGGTTTCACAGCTTGGCTCTCCCTGACAAAAATGTGACATTCAGTAGTATCATTGTTCCCTGATACAGGAAATCATTAgcaaaactaaatatttttggCAAAATCTAATAAAAATAGGTACATTCTGCCAGTAAAATGCAATTGATTTCTATTTACAGCTGTATTACACACCATTTGAAGAGTTTAAATAAGTAACTGTTGATATTTCCCCATACCGCACCaaatgatgaagaaaaagtTTGAAAGCACAATCTTGGGTAAATCATAGACAAGTGAAATGAATAGCTGTGGTTAGGGTGTGATGTGATTCATTATGCTTGCAAAGTTTTATGAATGATACTTTTTTCCATAACCGTAACCTTAGGGGTGGGAGGGACTGAGAACAGAAATTGTATTAAGGTTGGAATGTCAACCTTAACTTTGAATTTCCTGGCTTTTTATCAGcatgaatgaagaaaagtaatgttatttaaataaagtttctttcatctttattttgctATATAAATATAGTTTGTGGAAAATGgaatgcaataaaaatgtgtattgtTTACTTAGGAGTCTAGACTTTTTTTCTAACTCTTTGTTAtaattaacttattttattattatgtgATTATGTACTAAAGCCATTAATTaatgcttttttctcttccacttcTCACAATTAGAAAAAATCAGGGAAAGGTTAGGCTGAAAGCTGTAGTTACTTAaagatttttattatatatCAACAGAATAAATGTATGTATGATGGTGGACCAAGATTCATTATCAGAATCCCATATGTAGGctctattttttatttgatgGGATCACCTTGGGTCAAATGAGACATTTTGTCTTTTGGCTTACTCAGCTTTGCATCTTCTGATACTGACAGCACACATGCCAGGTAGGATCTTCCAccttctattttgtttttattttctagaatCTGGACATTACCTGCTTCATTTTATAGAATCTGTAATTAGCAG containing:
- the FERD3L gene encoding fer3-like protein, translated to MSASFFPAHQRPELLDDLHGRNPKVPCPEGLLGPSVLDFVADLSLGDPQVVPRAGTSLGFCEITSGPPLRDRALSLREGMVRGLPLAAFGDGGPEDEEEEEERMRSASLLDRPRRKRVITYAQRQAANIRERKRMFNLNEAFDQLRKKVPTFAYEKRLSRIETLRLAIVYISFMTELLDGCSRQEAS